The following coding sequences lie in one Actinomyces capricornis genomic window:
- the dapD gene encoding 2,3,4,5-tetrahydropyridine-2,6-dicarboxylate N-succinyltransferase, producing MTTRSAWGLGLATVTEDGNTLDVWYPRPVLGDEPEDGHADLLETLSAMERRDEARGVRTAVVRTWADLDDAPLTVAGAYLRLHVLSHRLAQPNTVNLDGIFSRLPNVVWTSAGPCPAEDFEATRTRLRAALGRPVQVNSVDKFPRMTDYVLPSGVRIGNAANVRLGAYLSEGTTVMHAGFVNYNAGTLGRSMVEGRISQGVVIGDGSDVGGGASTMGMLSGGGRQRVVLGERCLLGANSGLGIPLGDDCVVEAGLYLTAGTKVSVMPQGGVVPGAHGLFKEPRVVSARELAGVSNVLFRRNSQSGAVEALARGGKGIELNTALHANQ from the coding sequence ATGACGACTCGCAGTGCATGGGGCCTCGGTCTGGCGACCGTGACCGAAGACGGCAACACCCTCGATGTGTGGTACCCGCGTCCGGTTCTGGGCGATGAGCCCGAGGACGGTCACGCCGACCTCCTGGAGACCCTCAGCGCCATGGAGCGCCGCGACGAGGCCCGCGGGGTGCGCACCGCCGTCGTGCGCACCTGGGCCGACCTCGACGACGCGCCTCTGACGGTGGCCGGCGCCTACCTGCGCCTCCACGTCCTGTCCCACCGCCTGGCCCAGCCCAACACCGTCAACCTCGATGGGATCTTCTCCCGCCTGCCCAACGTGGTGTGGACCTCGGCCGGCCCCTGCCCCGCGGAGGACTTCGAGGCCACCCGCACCCGCCTGCGCGCCGCCCTGGGCCGCCCGGTCCAGGTCAACTCGGTGGACAAGTTCCCCCGCATGACCGACTACGTGCTGCCCTCGGGGGTGCGCATCGGCAACGCGGCGAATGTGCGCCTGGGCGCCTACCTGTCCGAGGGCACCACGGTCATGCACGCCGGCTTCGTCAACTACAACGCGGGCACGCTGGGCCGCTCCATGGTCGAGGGCCGCATCTCCCAGGGCGTGGTCATCGGGGACGGCTCGGATGTGGGCGGGGGCGCCTCGACCATGGGCATGCTCTCGGGCGGCGGGCGCCAGCGCGTGGTCCTGGGCGAGCGCTGCCTGCTGGGCGCCAACTCCGGCCTGGGCATCCCCCTGGGCGACGACTGCGTGGTGGAGGCCGGCCTCTACCTCACGGCGGGCACGAAGGTCTCGGTCATGCCCCAGGGCGGCGTCGTCCCCGGTGCGCACGGCCTGTTCAAGGAGCCGCGCGTGGTCTCGGCCCGCGAGCTGGCGGGGGTCTCCAACGTCCTGTTCCGCCGCAACTCCCAGTCCGGCGCCGTCGAGGCCCTGGCGCGCGGAGGCAAGGGCATCGAACTGAACACCGCCCTCCACGCCAACCAGTAG
- a CDS encoding succinate dehydrogenase cytochrome b subunit: protein MSSTGQQPAAPPLGDSPPARSPATRPSPATRRLPHAVLKTTMAVTGSIMGLFVLVHMIGNLKVFQGPRAYDGYAAMLRTFAYPLLPHEGLLWALRLVLLACILAHTAAGAALWRRARLARGPHRRRGLLPRSFAARTMLLSGAVVGVFVVVHLLDLTIGRLVAPPAYRPPSGHGPHLEVHAYANLVASLSRPWMALLYTAVMVVIGLHLAQGLWSVLHDLGGTAPRLRRIWLALALLVALAIAVGNGSLPLLVLTGVIS, encoded by the coding sequence ATGAGCAGCACCGGTCAGCAACCAGCAGCACCTCCCCTGGGGGACTCCCCGCCCGCGCGCTCCCCCGCCACCCGCCCCTCCCCCGCCACCCGGCGCCTGCCGCACGCCGTGCTGAAGACCACGATGGCGGTGACCGGCTCGATCATGGGGCTCTTCGTCCTGGTCCACATGATCGGCAACCTCAAGGTCTTCCAGGGCCCGCGCGCCTACGACGGCTACGCCGCCATGCTGCGCACCTTCGCCTACCCGCTCCTGCCCCACGAGGGGCTGCTGTGGGCCCTGCGCCTCGTGCTCCTGGCCTGCATCCTGGCCCACACCGCAGCCGGGGCCGCCCTGTGGCGCCGCGCCCGTCTCGCCCGCGGGCCGCACCGGCGCCGGGGCCTGCTGCCACGCTCCTTCGCCGCCCGCACCATGCTGCTCTCGGGCGCCGTCGTCGGGGTCTTCGTCGTCGTGCACCTGCTGGACCTGACCATCGGCCGCCTCGTGGCACCCCCCGCCTACCGGCCCCCATCGGGGCACGGCCCCCACCTGGAGGTCCACGCCTACGCCAACCTCGTGGCGAGCCTGTCGCGCCCCTGGATGGCACTGCTCTACACCGCCGTCATGGTGGTCATCGGCCTCCACCTGGCCCAGGGCCTGTGGAGCGTCCTGCACGACCTGGGCGGCACCGCGCCCCGCCTGCGCCGCATCTGGCTGGCGCTGGCCCTCCTGGTGGCCCTGGCCATCGCCGTGGGCAACGGCTCCCTCCCCCTCCTCGTCCTGACCGGAGTGATCTCATGA
- a CDS encoding fumarate reductase/succinate dehydrogenase flavoprotein subunit, which yields MGAWQSRRDSYRLVSPANRRRLTVIVVGTGLAGSGAAAALGRLGYRVECFSLHDAARRAHSVAAQGGINAARARKVDGDTLRRFVKDTIKGGDFRAREADVVRLAQESGRVIDHMYAIGAPFAREYGGQLATRSFGGVQVSRTYYTRGETGQQLEVACAQALQEQVAAGTVTLHTRTEMLDLIVADGRAQGIVTRDLLSGQIRAWGAHAVVLCTGGYGSVFHFSTLAMASNATATWRAHRAGAAFASPSYIQFHPTALPVSSHWQSKTTLMSESLRNDGRIWVPAQPGDERAPGDIPEEERDYYLERRYPAFGNLTPRDVASRNARERIESGHGVGPLRNSVYLDFRDALERLGRETIAARYGNLFAMYLDATGEDPYEMPMRIAPGAHFTMGGLWVDFDQMTTIPGLFVGGEASNNYHGANRLGANSLLSACVDGWFTLPLAVPDYLAGLVGAPVLDTGAPEALDAVERASQRVARLLAVGGSRRPVWFHRRLGEILYAGCGVSRTEEGLIEALAQVRALREEFWRDVRVVGGEHRLNQELERAGRVADFLELAELMVLDALDRRESAGAHFREEFATEGGEARRDDEAWRTVSAWITEPDGAHVRRSEPLDFRVVELQERDYR from the coding sequence ATGGGGGCCTGGCAGTCCCGCCGCGACTCCTACCGGCTCGTCAGCCCCGCCAACCGCCGTCGGCTCACGGTCATCGTGGTGGGCACGGGCCTGGCCGGCTCGGGGGCCGCCGCCGCCCTGGGGCGCCTGGGCTACCGGGTGGAGTGCTTCAGCCTGCACGACGCCGCCCGCCGCGCCCACTCGGTGGCCGCCCAGGGCGGCATCAACGCCGCCCGCGCCCGCAAGGTCGACGGCGACACCCTGCGCCGATTCGTCAAGGACACCATCAAGGGCGGGGACTTCCGGGCGCGGGAGGCCGACGTGGTGCGCCTGGCCCAGGAGTCGGGGCGCGTCATCGACCACATGTACGCCATCGGGGCGCCCTTCGCCCGGGAGTACGGCGGCCAGCTCGCCACCCGCTCCTTCGGCGGCGTGCAGGTCTCGCGCACCTACTACACGCGCGGGGAGACCGGCCAGCAGCTGGAGGTGGCCTGCGCCCAGGCCCTCCAGGAGCAGGTGGCCGCCGGCACCGTCACCCTGCACACGCGCACCGAGATGCTCGACCTCATCGTGGCCGACGGCCGCGCCCAGGGCATCGTTACCCGCGACCTGCTCTCCGGGCAGATCCGGGCCTGGGGCGCGCACGCCGTCGTCCTGTGCACGGGCGGCTACGGCTCGGTCTTCCACTTCTCCACCCTGGCCATGGCCTCCAACGCCACCGCCACCTGGAGGGCCCACCGCGCCGGGGCCGCCTTCGCCTCCCCCAGCTACATCCAGTTCCACCCCACGGCCCTGCCGGTCAGCTCCCACTGGCAGTCCAAGACCACGCTCATGAGCGAGTCCCTGCGCAACGACGGGCGCATCTGGGTGCCGGCCCAGCCCGGGGACGAGCGGGCCCCGGGCGACATCCCCGAGGAGGAGCGCGACTACTACCTGGAGCGGCGCTACCCGGCCTTCGGCAACCTCACGCCGCGCGATGTGGCCTCGCGCAACGCCCGCGAGCGTATCGAGTCCGGCCACGGCGTGGGGCCGCTGCGCAACTCGGTCTACCTGGACTTCCGCGACGCCCTGGAGCGCCTGGGGCGCGAGACCATCGCCGCGCGCTACGGCAACCTGTTCGCCATGTACCTCGATGCCACCGGCGAGGACCCCTACGAGATGCCGATGCGCATCGCGCCGGGGGCCCACTTCACGATGGGCGGCCTGTGGGTGGACTTCGACCAGATGACCACCATCCCCGGGCTCTTCGTGGGCGGGGAGGCCTCGAACAATTACCACGGGGCCAACCGCCTGGGGGCCAACTCGCTGCTGAGCGCCTGCGTGGATGGCTGGTTCACCCTGCCCCTGGCGGTGCCCGACTACCTGGCGGGCCTGGTGGGCGCCCCGGTGCTGGATACGGGCGCCCCCGAGGCGCTCGACGCCGTCGAGCGGGCCTCGCAGCGGGTGGCGCGGCTCCTGGCGGTGGGCGGCAGCCGCCGGCCGGTGTGGTTCCACCGCCGTCTGGGCGAGATCCTCTACGCCGGCTGCGGGGTGAGCCGCACCGAGGAGGGGCTGATCGAGGCACTGGCGCAGGTGCGGGCGCTGCGCGAGGAGTTCTGGCGGGATGTGCGCGTCGTCGGCGGGGAGCACCGCCTCAACCAGGAGCTGGAGAGGGCCGGGCGGGTGGCGGACTTCCTGGAGCTGGCCGAGCTCATGGTGCTCGACGCCCTGGATCGCCGCGAGTCCGCGGGCGCCCACTTCCGGGAGGAGTTCGCCACCGAGGGCGGGGAGGCCCGGCGCGACGACGAGGCCTGGCGCACCGTGTCGGCCTGGATCACCGAGCCCGACGGCGCCCATGTGCGCCGCAGTGAGCCCCTGGACTTCCGCGTCGTCGAGTTGCAGGAGAGGGACTACCGATGA
- a CDS encoding succinate dehydrogenase/fumarate reductase iron-sulfur subunit has product MRITLEIWRQDGPRAEGRFETHVVEDATAEMSLLELLDRLNDQIIEAGGEPVVFESDCREGVCGACGFLVNGRPHGPVDNTPACRQHLRAFPGVTTVRIEPLRAGAFPVIRDLVVDRTALDELVRAGGTVDVAAGTAPDADAVAQPRADAEAALDFAVCIGCGACVAACPNGAAMLFAGAKLAHLALMPQGAHERSRRARGMARALDEHFGPCSVYGECVPTCPAGIPLEAIAAANREVLRAAWRGPTHDD; this is encoded by the coding sequence ATGAGGATCACCCTGGAGATCTGGCGGCAGGACGGCCCGAGGGCCGAGGGCCGCTTCGAGACGCACGTGGTGGAGGACGCCACCGCGGAGATGAGCCTGCTCGAGCTGCTGGACCGGCTCAATGACCAGATCATCGAGGCCGGTGGGGAGCCGGTGGTCTTCGAATCGGACTGCCGTGAGGGCGTGTGCGGGGCCTGCGGCTTCCTGGTCAACGGCCGCCCGCATGGGCCGGTGGACAACACGCCTGCCTGCCGCCAGCACCTGCGGGCCTTCCCGGGGGTGACCACGGTGCGCATCGAGCCGCTGCGGGCGGGGGCCTTCCCGGTGATCCGGGATCTGGTGGTGGATCGCACCGCTCTGGATGAGCTGGTGCGCGCCGGCGGCACGGTGGATGTCGCGGCCGGGACCGCGCCGGATGCCGATGCGGTGGCCCAGCCCCGTGCCGATGCCGAGGCGGCGCTGGATTTCGCGGTGTGCATCGGCTGCGGGGCCTGTGTGGCGGCATGCCCCAATGGTGCGGCGATGCTGTTCGCGGGGGCGAAGCTGGCCCACCTGGCGCTCATGCCGCAGGGCGCTCATGAGCGCTCGCGCCGGGCGCGGGGGATGGCCCGGGCGCTGGATGAGCATTTCGGGCCGTGCTCGGTCTATGGGGAGTGCGTGCCCACCTGCCCGGCGGGCATCCCACTGGAGGCGATCGCGGCGGCGAATCGGGAGGTGCTGCGTGCCGCCTGGCGCGGCCCCACCCACGACGACTAA
- a CDS encoding DUF2087 domain-containing protein, with product MTTDHDFKRLVRARMATTGENYTTARAQLLAQRQEAERFHRRTLSSFLRQGRLVSIPAKRRARVVILLELLSRFETGRDYTEAEVGDILRPVHDDVAYLRRELVDYGFMTRSSSVYRVAEELPQAQGNVLSELPHDVERRFAAAARKP from the coding sequence ATGACCACCGACCATGACTTCAAGAGGCTCGTGCGAGCCCGCATGGCCACCACCGGCGAGAACTACACGACCGCCCGGGCCCAATTGCTCGCCCAGCGCCAGGAGGCTGAGCGCTTCCACCGCCGCACCCTGAGCTCCTTCCTGCGCCAGGGGCGGCTGGTCTCCATCCCCGCCAAGCGGCGGGCCCGCGTCGTCATCCTCCTGGAGCTCCTCAGCCGGTTCGAGACAGGCCGCGACTACACCGAGGCCGAGGTCGGCGACATCCTGCGCCCCGTGCACGACGACGTCGCCTACCTGCGCCGCGAGCTGGTCGACTACGGCTTCATGACCCGCAGCTCCTCGGTCTACCGCGTGGCCGAAGAACTGCCGCAGGCACAGGGCAACGTGCTCAGCGAACTGCCCCACGACGTCGAGCGCCGCTTCGCCGCCGCGGCCCGCAAGCCCTGA
- a CDS encoding class I SAM-dependent methyltransferase, with product MATAPGHWVLARAGKRVLRPGGAALSAAMLQQAGLPGADVVELAPGLGRTAAEILKAGPASYTAIDRDPDAARRVATVVGTRGSVRQGEAARTGLGDASADVVIGEAMLTMQGDKGKAAIVSEAARILRPGGRYAIHELAVTPDDIPEERYTELRKDLARAIHVNARPMTPAAWRRLMEEAGLEVEWTSTAPMALLKVGRNLRDEGVGGFLRIARNVLGDKELRARVLSMRRTFKAWEKDMAGIALVARKP from the coding sequence ATGGCCACCGCCCCCGGCCACTGGGTGCTGGCCCGCGCCGGCAAGCGCGTCCTGCGCCCCGGTGGCGCCGCCCTGTCCGCCGCGATGCTCCAGCAGGCAGGGCTCCCCGGCGCCGACGTCGTCGAGCTCGCCCCCGGCCTGGGGCGCACTGCCGCCGAGATCCTCAAGGCCGGCCCGGCCTCCTACACCGCCATCGACCGCGACCCCGACGCCGCCCGGCGAGTCGCCACCGTCGTCGGCACTCGCGGCAGCGTCCGCCAGGGCGAGGCGGCCAGGACCGGCCTGGGTGACGCCAGCGCCGACGTCGTCATCGGTGAGGCCATGCTCACCATGCAGGGCGACAAGGGCAAGGCCGCCATCGTCTCCGAGGCCGCCCGCATCCTGCGCCCCGGCGGGCGTTACGCCATCCACGAGCTCGCCGTCACCCCCGACGACATCCCCGAGGAGCGCTACACCGAGCTGCGCAAGGACCTGGCCCGCGCCATCCACGTCAACGCCCGCCCCATGACCCCCGCCGCATGGAGACGGCTCATGGAGGAGGCCGGCCTGGAGGTCGAGTGGACGAGCACCGCCCCCATGGCCCTGCTCAAGGTGGGGCGCAACCTCCGCGACGAGGGCGTGGGCGGCTTCCTGCGCATCGCCCGCAACGTGCTGGGCGACAAGGAGCTGCGCGCCCGCGTCCTGAGCATGCGGCGCACCTTCAAGGCATGGGAGAAGGACATGGCCGGCATCGCCCTGGTCGCCCGCAAGCCCTGA
- a CDS encoding VWA domain-containing protein gives MRSHTKNTISLFLIAILTLITIATPPTITPTAMADVSKNTLHITLLGDSYSAGTGAGDYYGDRAYYRSRNNWAHKYVDWINSQGTPAILTNLAANGHTTQQLLERDGQIDNIPTDSDVVMFTIGGNDVHFSDIVKQCFTLGIRDPETCKQKVDAANSGLADVRTHTEEILQKIDDKLLDGAQVILVGYPRLATDNEYILSEWGSTYDAGTGVRGLSDAARTVQSELVNNWNAAHPGLKVTYIDGVIDAFNEHEPDPSVRNKNDYRWLNEFFETEGVQGKDGKTESKASKDTNVFYHPNLIGHAQIAELIQAKVGIPNSVRPQDLRGTVDIVFVMDSTGSMQDDATAARNNIRSIMDQTSKRSSSYRFALVDYKDHPQFDQNNYLARTDVDFTTDPAAIERGFDSLTFEGGNLFNTNATVYSGTMQALGLTWRDGAKKIALVIGDAPPRDPEPGTGYTAESVAKAAYDVDPVSVYGINTNGALNSTEFQSLVSQSGGTITDAASPDDITGLINQAIDAELNKPFAWIQGPYVTKAGEAIEIDAAASHATKGEITKIEWDFNGDGTYEETSSSTRIHHTFSEVYSGVIGLRVTQTDGQTATATTRVDVTDDGDITPRESDNCPDVNNYGQSDYDGDGIGDDCDADPGFPTQDLPGVCVVGETCSNNPSNTPPSTTPTPSPSADPSSDSAPATPTGADSSSTRRQDGDRAAEAETALFTQTGQAWPAPEPSMT, from the coding sequence ATGCGGTCGCACACCAAGAATACCATCAGCCTCTTCCTCATTGCGATTCTAACCCTTATTACAATTGCTACCCCGCCCACAATCACCCCTACCGCGATGGCAGACGTATCCAAGAACACCTTGCACATCACTCTCCTGGGAGACTCCTACTCAGCGGGAACTGGAGCTGGAGATTATTACGGCGACAGGGCTTATTATAGGAGCCGCAACAACTGGGCGCACAAGTATGTTGATTGGATCAACAGCCAGGGAACGCCGGCAATCCTCACCAATCTTGCCGCAAACGGACATACGACACAACAATTATTGGAACGAGATGGTCAAATCGACAATATTCCCACAGACTCCGACGTCGTCATGTTCACGATCGGCGGCAACGATGTGCATTTCAGTGACATCGTCAAGCAGTGCTTCACCCTCGGCATCAGAGACCCGGAAACCTGCAAGCAGAAGGTTGATGCAGCAAATTCCGGACTAGCGGACGTGAGGACGCACACGGAGGAGATCCTACAGAAGATCGATGACAAACTTCTGGATGGCGCCCAAGTGATTCTCGTCGGCTACCCCCGCCTGGCAACCGACAATGAGTATATCCTTAGCGAATGGGGCTCCACATACGATGCTGGCACTGGTGTTCGAGGTCTCAGCGATGCCGCCAGAACAGTGCAGTCGGAGCTCGTCAACAACTGGAACGCCGCACACCCCGGACTCAAGGTCACCTACATCGACGGTGTCATCGACGCTTTTAACGAGCACGAGCCAGATCCCTCCGTGAGAAATAAGAATGACTACCGCTGGCTCAACGAGTTCTTCGAGACAGAAGGCGTACAGGGCAAGGACGGGAAGACGGAATCAAAGGCGAGCAAGGACACGAACGTGTTCTACCACCCGAACCTCATCGGCCATGCCCAGATCGCCGAGCTGATTCAGGCGAAGGTCGGCATTCCCAACTCTGTGAGGCCCCAGGACCTCAGGGGAACAGTCGACATCGTCTTCGTCATGGACTCCACCGGCTCCATGCAGGACGATGCCACGGCTGCGCGGAACAACATACGCTCCATCATGGATCAGACCAGCAAGCGATCCTCCTCCTACCGATTCGCCCTCGTGGATTACAAGGACCACCCCCAGTTCGATCAGAATAACTACCTGGCACGCACCGACGTAGACTTCACCACCGATCCTGCAGCGATCGAGCGGGGATTCGACTCACTCACCTTCGAGGGCGGAAATCTCTTCAACACCAACGCCACGGTCTACAGCGGCACGATGCAGGCCCTGGGGCTCACGTGGCGCGACGGGGCCAAGAAGATCGCCCTCGTTATCGGAGACGCCCCTCCCCGCGACCCGGAGCCCGGAACCGGATACACAGCTGAATCTGTCGCAAAGGCAGCCTATGATGTCGACCCAGTGAGTGTTTATGGGATCAACACCAATGGCGCCTTGAATTCCACCGAATTCCAATCACTAGTGTCTCAAAGCGGGGGCACCATCACCGACGCCGCCTCACCGGACGACATCACGGGGCTCATCAATCAGGCAATCGACGCCGAGCTCAATAAACCGTTCGCCTGGATTCAAGGGCCCTACGTCACCAAGGCAGGTGAGGCTATCGAGATCGATGCTGCCGCCTCCCATGCGACCAAGGGAGAGATCACGAAGATCGAGTGGGACTTCAACGGCGACGGCACCTATGAGGAAACCTCCTCCTCAACCCGCATTCACCACACCTTCTCAGAGGTGTACAGCGGGGTCATCGGACTCCGCGTCACTCAAACCGATGGGCAGACGGCCACCGCAACGACCCGGGTAGACGTCACCGATGACGGCGACATCACTCCACGTGAGAGCGACAACTGCCCCGACGTCAACAACTACGGCCAGAGCGACTATGACGGCGACGGCATCGGTGACGACTGCGATGCCGATCCGGGCTTCCCCACGCAGGATCTGCCGGGGGTGTGCGTCGTGGGCGAGACCTGCTCGAACAACCCCTCGAACACTCCCCCCAGCACCACCCCCACGCCGTCGCCCTCGGCCGATCCGTCCAGCGACTCTGCACCGGCAACACCGACTGGGGCTGATTCGTCCTCGACCCGAAGGCAAGACGGAGACCGGGCGGCAGAAGCCGAGACGGCTCTCTTCACACAGACAGGCCAGGCATGGCCGGCACCTGAGCCCTCGATGACATAG
- a CDS encoding citrate synthase — MTSAPATPPAEQPEAQDGSAADGPGLLTVDGQSMELARSFATDGSDGLEVGKLLGTTGLVTLDPGFTNTASCTSQITYIDGAAGILRYRGYPIEELAKSSSFAEVAYLLIYGDLPDRESFERMERRIARHRLLHEDFLSFFTSFPSSGHPMAILQAGIAGLATYYEDTLNPHDPYERELATILLLAKMPTMISYIARRAIGLPLLYPEPKRGYVEDFIRMTFGMPYQSYEIDPAVVRALDMLLILHADHEQNCSTSTVRLVGSADANMYASVAAGVGALSGPLHGGANEAVLRMLDMIQTSGMSTSEFVRKVKDKEDGVRLMGFGHRVYKNYDPRAAIVKETAHDVLTRLGGGDGDRKLEIAMELEEVALKDDYFVSRKLYPNVDFYTGLIYQAMGFPTKMFTPLFALGRLPGWIAQFREMIADPAKRIGRPRQVYNGSTERHYVAMHRRRHDEEYYPATRVGVPSLDRVTRV; from the coding sequence ATGACGAGCGCACCCGCCACCCCGCCAGCCGAGCAGCCCGAGGCCCAGGACGGCTCCGCCGCCGACGGCCCCGGCCTCCTGACCGTTGACGGCCAGAGCATGGAGCTGGCGCGCTCCTTCGCCACCGACGGCTCCGACGGCCTGGAGGTCGGCAAGCTGCTGGGCACCACCGGCCTGGTCACCCTCGACCCCGGCTTCACCAATACCGCCTCGTGCACCTCCCAGATCACCTACATCGACGGCGCCGCAGGGATTCTGCGCTACCGCGGCTACCCCATCGAGGAGCTGGCCAAGTCCTCCTCCTTCGCCGAGGTCGCCTACCTGCTCATCTACGGCGACCTGCCCGACCGCGAGTCCTTCGAGCGCATGGAGCGCCGCATCGCGCGCCACCGCCTCCTGCACGAGGACTTCCTCAGCTTCTTCACCTCCTTCCCCTCCTCCGGGCACCCCATGGCCATCCTCCAGGCAGGTATTGCGGGACTGGCCACCTACTACGAGGACACCCTCAACCCGCACGACCCCTACGAGCGCGAGCTGGCCACCATCCTGCTGCTGGCCAAGATGCCCACGATGATCAGCTATATCGCGCGGCGCGCCATCGGCCTCCCCCTGCTCTACCCCGAGCCCAAGCGCGGCTATGTCGAGGACTTCATCCGCATGACCTTCGGCATGCCCTACCAGTCCTACGAGATCGACCCCGCCGTCGTGCGCGCCCTGGATATGCTCCTCATCCTGCACGCCGACCACGAGCAGAACTGCTCCACCTCTACCGTGCGCCTGGTCGGCTCGGCCGACGCCAACATGTACGCCTCCGTGGCCGCCGGCGTGGGGGCGCTGTCCGGCCCGCTGCACGGCGGGGCCAACGAGGCCGTCCTGCGCATGCTCGACATGATCCAGACCTCGGGGATGTCCACCTCCGAGTTCGTGCGCAAGGTCAAGGACAAGGAGGACGGGGTGCGCCTCATGGGCTTCGGCCACCGCGTCTACAAGAACTACGACCCGCGCGCCGCCATCGTCAAGGAGACCGCCCACGACGTGCTGACCCGCCTGGGCGGGGGCGATGGCGACCGCAAGCTGGAGATCGCCATGGAGCTGGAGGAGGTCGCCCTCAAGGACGACTACTTCGTCTCGCGCAAGCTCTACCCCAACGTGGACTTCTACACCGGCCTCATCTACCAGGCCATGGGCTTCCCCACCAAGATGTTCACCCCCCTGTTCGCCCTGGGGCGCCTGCCGGGGTGGATCGCCCAGTTCCGGGAGATGATCGCCGACCCGGCCAAGCGGATCGGTCGGCCCCGCCAGGTCTACAACGGCTCCACCGAGCGCCACTACGTGGCCATGCACCGGCGCCGCCACGACGAGGAGTACTACCCGGCCACCCGCGTGGGCGTGCCCAGCCTGGACCGCGTCACCCGCGTCTGA
- the dapC gene encoding succinyldiaminopimelate transaminase: MLPRASVLPDFPWDSLRPYRARAAEHPDGVVDLAVGTPVDPTPEVARAALTGAANAPGYPTTVGTPQVRAAIIEWMARRRGVEGLGEAEVLPTIGSKESVALLPLQLGAGPGDLVLHPRAAYPTYDVGARLVGAVPVPVDTDADPTTWTLPEQGRVAMVWLNSPGNPDGHVLSVEQMARIASWARERGAVVVSDECYAELAWEEPWASRGVPSLLDPGVGGAAGREGLLALYSLSKQSNLAGYRAALLAGDPVLVAAVTEVRKHAGLLVPAPVQAALAAALGDEEHVEAQKAVYRRRREALVEATAAAGLVNDPASVAGLYLWLSGPAGMSAYDLVGAFAELGIVVAPGDFYGRAGAGRVRMSLTDTDERVAAAVERLRSTDLFRR, from the coding sequence ATCCTGCCCCGGGCCTCGGTCCTGCCCGACTTCCCCTGGGACTCCCTGCGCCCCTACCGGGCCCGCGCCGCCGAACACCCCGACGGCGTCGTCGACCTGGCCGTGGGCACTCCCGTGGACCCCACCCCCGAGGTGGCGCGGGCGGCCCTCACGGGAGCGGCCAACGCCCCCGGCTACCCCACCACCGTGGGCACGCCCCAGGTGCGGGCCGCCATCATCGAGTGGATGGCGCGGCGCCGCGGCGTGGAGGGGCTGGGTGAGGCCGAGGTCCTGCCGACCATCGGGTCGAAGGAGTCGGTGGCCCTCCTGCCCCTCCAACTGGGGGCCGGCCCTGGCGACCTCGTGCTCCACCCCCGCGCCGCCTACCCCACCTACGACGTCGGGGCCCGCCTTGTGGGTGCCGTGCCCGTGCCCGTGGACACCGACGCCGACCCCACCACCTGGACCCTGCCCGAGCAGGGGCGGGTGGCGATGGTCTGGCTCAACAGCCCCGGGAACCCCGACGGGCATGTGCTCAGCGTGGAGCAGATGGCCCGGATCGCCTCCTGGGCGCGCGAGCGCGGCGCCGTCGTCGTCTCCGATGAGTGCTACGCCGAGCTGGCGTGGGAGGAGCCGTGGGCCAGCCGGGGCGTTCCCAGCCTCCTGGACCCCGGCGTGGGGGGAGCGGCCGGGCGCGAGGGCCTGCTGGCGCTCTACTCCCTGTCCAAGCAGTCCAACCTGGCCGGATACCGGGCCGCCCTTCTGGCGGGCGACCCGGTGCTGGTCGCGGCGGTCACCGAGGTGCGCAAGCATGCGGGGCTGCTCGTGCCCGCCCCCGTGCAGGCGGCGCTGGCCGCGGCCCTGGGCGATGAGGAGCATGTGGAGGCCCAGAAGGCCGTCTACCGACGCCGCCGCGAGGCCCTGGTGGAGGCGACGGCGGCCGCCGGTCTGGTCAACGACCCGGCCTCCGTGGCCGGCCTCTACCTGTGGCTGAGCGGGCCGGCCGGGATGAGCGCCTACGACCTGGTGGGGGCCTTCGCCGAGCTGGGGATCGTCGTGGCCCCCGGGGACTTCTACGGCCGGGCCGGTGCCGGGCGGGTGCGCATGTCGCTGACCGACACCGATGAGCGGGTCGCCGCCGCCGTCGAGCGCCTGCGCTCCACCGACCTCTTCCGCCGCTGA
- the fdxA gene encoding ferredoxin: MTYVIAQPCVDVKDRACVDECPVDCIYEGERSLYINADECVDCGACEPVCPTEAIFYEDDVPEEWADYTRANIDFFEIQGLGSPGGAQAAGPQSYDDPMIAALPPQNQHLQG, translated from the coding sequence ATGACGTATGTCATCGCCCAGCCCTGTGTCGACGTCAAGGACCGCGCCTGCGTCGACGAATGTCCCGTCGACTGCATCTACGAGGGCGAACGCAGCCTCTACATCAACGCCGACGAGTGCGTGGACTGCGGGGCCTGCGAGCCGGTGTGCCCCACCGAGGCGATCTTCTACGAGGACGACGTGCCCGAGGAGTGGGCGGACTACACCCGCGCCAACATCGACTTCTTCGAGATCCAGGGCCTGGGCTCGCCCGGCGGCGCCCAGGCGGCGGGGCCCCAGTCCTACGACGACCCCATGATCGCCGCCCTGCCGCCGCAGAACCAGCACCTCCAGGGCTGA